Proteins from one Cicer arietinum cultivar CDC Frontier isolate Library 1 chromosome 3, Cicar.CDCFrontier_v2.0, whole genome shotgun sequence genomic window:
- the LOC101490369 gene encoding F-box/FBD/LRR-repeat protein At1g13570-like, whose amino-acid sequence MEYLNMWILFLSRREIKYLELVNLQAVPEQMLYRVFFCKELTCFKFGGFNLSILPHFCGFQRLLSLHLEDVRFESSAFQSFISACPLLEELNISLCDCFEYFDFSAPTLEVLSLQCNQDMKSICLKKVNNLIDLILKINQDEGIWFDKKFAKNSEVFYGIMV is encoded by the coding sequence ATGGAATACCTCAATATGTGGATTCTGTTTTTGTCAAGGAGGGAGATTAAATATCTTGAGCTTGTCAACTTACAAGCAGTTCCTGAACAAATGCTGTATCGTGTATTCTTTTGTAAGGAATTGACTTGCTTTAAATTTGGTGGATTTAACTTGTCAATTCTGCCTCATTTCTGTGGCTTTCAAAGATTGCTTAGTCTTCACTTAGAAGATGTTAGATTCGAGTCAAGTGCATTTCAGAGTTTTATTTCTGCTTGTCCGTTACTTGAAGAGCTCAACATTTCATTATGCgattgttttgaatattttgatttttctgcTCCTACTCTCGAAGTCTTATCCCTACAATGTAATCAAGATATGAAGTCAATTTGTCTCAAGAAAGTAAACAATTTGATTGATCTTATACTCAAGATTAATCAGGACGAAGGTATCTGGTTTGATAAAAAGTTTGCCAAAAATTCAGAGGTTTTCTATGGGATCATGGTTTGA
- the LOC101491112 gene encoding uncharacterized protein, with amino-acid sequence MANWRKQQGVTHHHHQLGHWRSSSSCYNGKPPFDYRHPTVPLWEKKFCATIGSVPWGKLLEGKRYMYLHDNVIKWDDSAVKEAFDNAKNRFWAEINGFPFDIPLPDPNMYLDDVDWDASVDPELFLDLEREAQVSSSEEKGEEVVILGSSLILNQSYSGPGWGPTGWGDEEEKEEVTKPYEPNYAADGWESNQHENNETNSWEKYFAPPVEPAKEYGWQNSRNDYRGWNEWEQYGGGLHNKFQERNGGNGNWGTWDGYNGRRENMSWSKTPEYHNGNEYRMNRGRRRNNNRGGGGRRGNFAYVDKVATPSAR; translated from the exons ATGGCTAATTGGAGAAAACAACAAGGGGTcactcatcatcatcatcaactgGGTCACTGGCGATCCTCATCATCTTGTTATAACGGAAAACCACCTTTCG ATTATAGGCATCCAACAGTGCCTTTGTGGGAAAAGAAGTTTTGTGCTACAATTGGTTCAGTTCCATGGGGAAAGCTATTAGAAGGCAAGAGGTATATGTATCTGCATGACAATGTGATAAAGTGGGATGACTCTGCTGTCAAGGAGGCATTTGACAATGCAAAAAACAGGTTTTGGGCTGAGATTAACGGCTTTCCCTTCGACATACCATTGCCTGATCCCAACATGTACCTCGACGATGTAGATTGGGACGCAAGTGTTGACCCCGAGCTTTTTCTTGACTTGGAAAGAGAGGCACAGGTCTCCAGCTCGGAAGAAAAAGGCGAAGAGGTTGTGATTCTCGGTAGTTCTCTCATCTTGAACCAGTCTTATTCGGGTCCCGGATGGGGACCTACTGGATGGGGGgacgaagaagaaaaagaagaagtcaCAAAGCCTTATGAACCAAATTATGCGGCCGATGGATGGGAATCGAACCAACATGAAAATAATGAAACAAACTCTTGGGAAAAGTATTTTGCTCCTCCTGTTGAACCAGCAAAAGAATACGGATGGCAAAATAGTCGGAACGATTATCGGGGATGGAATGAGTGGGAGCAATATGGCGGTGGCTTGCACAACAAGTTTCAAGAAAGAAATGGTGGGAATGGAAATTGGGGAACATGGGATGGATATAACGGAAGGCGAGAAAACATGTCATGGTCTAAGACACCTGAATATCATAATGGTAACGAGTATCGGATGaatagaggaagaagaagaaataataATAGAGGAGGAGGAGGAAGAAGGGGAAATTTTGCTTATGTGGACAAAGTAGCTACTCCTAGTGCAAGGTAA